The following proteins are encoded in a genomic region of Litorilinea aerophila:
- a CDS encoding AraC family transcriptional regulator, producing MHLINLRSVDSQAQRTQANRAELVERLTRYLPTDGRVEPFPGIRLHRSSSPTDSLPGVADPAFCVIAQGSKEVYLGEECYRYDPYHYCLGTVDLPVVSRVVDASPERPYLSLRLTLDPVLVSSVLAEAANGISRRPAKVRAFDVSTLDPDLLDAVVRLARLLDDPSEATFLAPLVIREILYRLLMGNQGDRLRHIAVLGGTASPIARAIERLRQDFDRPLRIENLARELGMSVSSFHHHFKAVTGMTPLQFQKQLRLQEARRLMLGENLDATSAGYSVGYNDPSHFSREYKRLFGQPPMRDVERLRAMAEEVVTPEL from the coding sequence ATGCATCTGATCAACCTCCGGTCTGTCGATAGCCAGGCCCAGCGAACCCAGGCCAATCGGGCCGAACTGGTAGAGCGGCTCACCCGGTATCTACCCACCGACGGCAGGGTGGAGCCCTTTCCGGGCATCCGCCTCCATCGCTCCTCGTCGCCCACCGACTCCCTGCCCGGCGTGGCCGACCCTGCCTTTTGTGTGATTGCCCAGGGGAGCAAAGAGGTCTACCTGGGAGAGGAGTGTTACCGGTACGATCCGTACCACTACTGCCTGGGGACGGTGGACCTGCCCGTGGTCAGCCGGGTGGTGGATGCCTCCCCCGAACGGCCCTACCTCAGCCTCCGCCTGACCCTGGATCCCGTCCTGGTGAGTTCGGTGCTGGCCGAGGCCGCGAACGGCATATCCCGGCGGCCGGCCAAGGTGCGGGCGTTCGATGTGAGCACCCTGGATCCAGATCTGCTGGACGCGGTGGTGCGTCTGGCCCGGCTCCTGGATGACCCGTCCGAGGCCACGTTTCTGGCGCCACTGGTAATCCGGGAGATTCTCTACCGGCTACTCATGGGGAACCAGGGGGACCGGCTCCGCCACATCGCCGTGCTGGGAGGCACGGCATCGCCCATCGCCCGGGCCATCGAGCGGCTCCGTCAGGATTTCGATCGCCCCCTGCGCATCGAGAACCTGGCGCGAGAGCTGGGCATGAGCGTCTCCAGCTTCCACCACCACTTCAAGGCCGTCACCGGGATGACGCCCCTCCAGTTTCAGAAGCAGTTGCGCCTCCAGGAGGCCCGCCGGCTGATGCTGGGCGAAAATCTGGACGCCACCAGCGCCGGCTACAGCGTGGGCTACAACGACCCCTCCCACTTCAGCCGGGAGTACAAGCGGCTCTTCGGCCAGCCGCCCATGCGGGACGTGGAACGGCTGCGGGCCATGGCCGAGGAAGTCGTTACCCCGGAGCTCTAG